The Gemmatimonadota bacterium genome has a segment encoding these proteins:
- a CDS encoding helix-turn-helix transcriptional regulator, which yields MDINKDLMAASSTPLVLAILAEGDSYGYAILKRVKDLSGGHIEWTDGMLYPVLHRLERLGHVEARWEVPESGRKRKYYQVTSQGLAQLAEEHRQWQAVDAALRGIWHSISAAGNPAGHALLPQGA from the coding sequence GTGGATATCAACAAGGACCTGATGGCGGCGTCGTCGACGCCACTCGTGCTCGCGATCCTCGCCGAAGGAGATAGCTACGGCTACGCTATCCTCAAGCGAGTCAAGGACTTGAGCGGCGGGCACATCGAGTGGACCGACGGGATGCTCTACCCCGTGCTGCACCGACTCGAGCGACTGGGCCACGTGGAGGCGCGCTGGGAAGTCCCCGAAAGCGGTCGGAAGCGGAAGTACTACCAGGTGACCTCGCAGGGGCTGGCCCAGCTCGCCGAGGAGCACCGGCAGTGGCAGGCGGTCGATGCTGCGCTCCGGGGGATCTGGCACTCGATTTCGGCGGCAGGGAACCCGGCAGGCCACGCCCTCCTGCCGCAGGGGGCATGA